One segment of Streptosporangium brasiliense DNA contains the following:
- a CDS encoding helix-turn-helix transcriptional regulator, translating into MTLDDRLWGVLETSHFLRVPVATLYQWRHLGTGPESHKVGRHIRYLPEDVVAWVRRQP; encoded by the coding sequence ATGACCCTCGATGACCGCCTCTGGGGTGTGTTGGAGACCTCGCATTTCCTCCGGGTGCCCGTCGCCACGCTCTACCAGTGGCGCCACCTCGGCACCGGCCCGGAGAGCCACAAGGTCGGCCGTCACATCCGCTACCTGCCGGAAGACGTCGTGGCCTGGGTGCGGAGGCAGCCATGA
- a CDS encoding acetate/propionate family kinase — MSRVLVLNTGSSSVKYRLLSGDERLASGTVERIGEAGSPVSDHDAALKVVATELADKGLGLDSPELTAIGHRVVHGGRTFTEPTLITEEVIRKIEELVPLAPLHNPANLTGIVVARRLRPDLPQVAVFDTAFHSTIPPAAATYAIDREVAERLGIRRYGFHGTSHAYVSREAARAVGRPLGNVIVLHLGNGASASAVSAGRCVDTSMGMTPLEGLVMGTRSGDLDPAVVLYLGRTGGMSLEEIDTLLNRRGGMLGLCGDNDMRAVQERLAAGDPDAELAFSVYCHRLRKYVGAYYAVLGTVDVIAFTGGVGENSPLVRQTALAGLEALGIAVDPARNQRGERLISADGAAVKVAVIPTDEELEIARETLEVVSRTNRG; from the coding sequence TTGAGCCGCGTACTGGTGCTCAACACCGGATCCTCCTCCGTGAAGTACCGGCTCCTGTCCGGTGACGAGCGGCTGGCCTCCGGGACGGTCGAGCGGATCGGCGAGGCCGGGTCCCCGGTGAGCGACCACGACGCGGCCCTGAAGGTCGTCGCGACCGAGCTGGCCGACAAGGGCCTCGGACTCGACTCCCCGGAGCTGACCGCGATCGGGCACCGGGTGGTGCACGGCGGCAGGACCTTCACCGAGCCCACCCTGATCACCGAGGAGGTGATCAGGAAGATCGAGGAGCTCGTCCCGCTCGCCCCGCTGCACAACCCGGCCAACCTGACGGGCATCGTGGTCGCCCGCAGGCTCCGTCCCGACCTGCCGCAGGTCGCGGTCTTCGACACCGCCTTCCACTCCACGATCCCCCCGGCCGCCGCGACCTACGCGATCGACCGCGAGGTGGCCGAGCGGCTGGGCATCCGCCGCTACGGCTTCCACGGCACCTCGCACGCCTACGTCTCCCGCGAGGCCGCCCGCGCCGTGGGCCGGCCGCTGGGCAACGTGATCGTTCTCCACCTGGGCAACGGCGCGAGCGCCTCGGCGGTGTCGGCCGGGCGGTGCGTGGACACCTCCATGGGCATGACCCCGCTCGAAGGGCTCGTCATGGGCACCCGCAGCGGCGACCTGGACCCGGCGGTGGTCCTCTATCTGGGCCGGACCGGGGGCATGTCCCTTGAGGAGATCGACACGCTGCTCAACCGGCGCGGCGGCATGCTCGGGCTCTGCGGCGACAACGACATGCGCGCGGTGCAGGAGCGGCTGGCCGCCGGTGACCCGGATGCCGAGCTCGCCTTCTCGGTCTACTGCCACCGGCTGCGCAAATACGTCGGCGCCTACTACGCCGTGCTCGGCACGGTGGACGTGATCGCGTTCACCGGGGGTGTGGGGGAGAACTCGCCGCTGGTCAGGCAGACCGCGCTGGCCGGCCTGGAGGCGCTCGGCATCGCCGTGGACCCGGCGCGCAACCAGCGGGGAGAGCGGCTGATCTCGGCCGACGGCGCGGCCGTGAAGGTCGCGGTCATCCCGACGGACGAGGAGCTGGAGATCGCCCGCGAAACTCTTGAGGTTGTTTCGCGAACCAATCGCGGATAA
- a CDS encoding replication initiator: protein MVSRLRDPHYERWASQIKRTGGCRQPIHLRGKVEHWDRATGTLLHRYSTHLEPDGVLRVPCKTRRASRCPSCAETYRADTYQLVRAGLVGGKGVPASVSAHPCLFVTFTAPSFGTVHTRREKNGKVLPCHARRDAETCPHGTVMSCTARHGADDSCLGEPLCPDCYDYAGSVLFNAMSPELWRRFTEALRRRVAKNAGLTQRELRDQVTISFAKVAEYQRRGVVHFHAVIRLDGPDGPTTTPPAWATADLLADAVRHAASAVTVTVPEVPDEPVRAFQWGAQLDVRQITMDGELTDQAVAGYIAKYATKAAECVGTLDRRINPLDDLTAFDLRDHPRRLIAECLRLGVLDGLADLRLVQWAHMLGFRGHFSTKSRRYSTTLGDIRQERAEYMRGEAVTTGRLPLFDEDTVLVISHWEYAGKGLSAGDALLVSALTGTPHSWGPDDPR from the coding sequence ATGGTCTCCCGGCTCCGCGATCCCCACTACGAGCGCTGGGCCTCCCAGATCAAGCGGACCGGCGGCTGCCGACAGCCGATCCATCTGCGGGGCAAAGTAGAGCACTGGGACCGGGCGACCGGCACACTGCTCCACCGCTACAGCACCCACCTGGAGCCGGACGGCGTACTCCGCGTGCCCTGCAAGACCCGCCGCGCGAGTCGCTGCCCGTCCTGCGCCGAGACCTACCGGGCCGACACCTACCAACTCGTCCGCGCCGGTCTGGTCGGCGGGAAGGGCGTCCCGGCCTCGGTGAGCGCCCACCCGTGCCTGTTCGTCACCTTCACCGCGCCGTCCTTCGGAACCGTCCACACCCGGCGGGAGAAGAACGGCAAGGTCCTGCCCTGCCACGCTCGCCGCGACGCCGAGACCTGCCCGCACGGCACGGTGATGTCCTGTACGGCTCGGCACGGGGCCGACGATTCCTGTCTCGGGGAACCGCTGTGCCCCGACTGCTACGACTACGCGGGCTCGGTGCTGTTCAACGCCATGTCCCCGGAACTGTGGCGCCGCTTCACCGAAGCCCTGCGCCGCCGCGTCGCCAAGAACGCCGGACTGACACAGCGCGAGCTCCGCGACCAGGTCACGATCTCCTTCGCCAAGGTCGCCGAGTACCAGCGCCGCGGCGTCGTCCACTTCCACGCCGTGATCCGCCTCGACGGCCCGGACGGACCCACTACGACTCCTCCGGCCTGGGCGACGGCCGACCTGCTGGCCGACGCCGTACGGCACGCCGCCTCCGCCGTCACGGTGACCGTTCCCGAGGTGCCCGATGAGCCCGTTCGGGCCTTCCAGTGGGGTGCTCAGCTCGACGTCCGGCAGATCACCATGGACGGCGAGCTCACCGACCAGGCGGTGGCCGGCTACATCGCCAAGTACGCCACCAAGGCCGCCGAGTGCGTCGGCACCCTGGACCGGCGTATCAACCCTCTCGACGACCTGACCGCCTTCGACCTCCGCGATCACCCCCGGCGCCTCATCGCCGAGTGCCTGCGCCTGGGTGTGCTCGACGGACTGGCCGACCTCCGGCTCGTCCAGTGGGCCCACATGCTCGGCTTCCGCGGCCACTTCTCCACCAAGAGCCGCCGCTACTCCACCACCCTCGGCGACATCCGTCAGGAACGCGCCGAGTACATGCGCGGTGAGGCCGTCACCACCGGGCGGCTTCCCCTCTTCGACGAGGACACCGTCCTCGTGATCTCCCACTGGGAGTACGCCGGGAAGGGCCTCTCGGCCGGTGACGCGCTTCTGGTAAGCGCGCTTACCGGCACGCCTCACTCCTGGGGGCCAGATGACCCTCGATGA
- a CDS encoding tyrosine-type recombinase/integrase — protein sequence MTVYDRWHKMEKQPDGVTKKVRSSEYGIGDRWQVRWRDESGAQRKRNFPKKAGKDPNTCAEAFDAQITSDLNRGTYVDPNAGKITVKEYGDQWLAAQTFDRSSYELVEIRLRLHVYPTLGKKELRELRPSLLQMWLRGLQVKLAPNYVRTVFAHFSALLNAAVDDDLIPKNPCHAGSVKPPKAESKKIRPWSVEQVKTVAGAVTRRYEVMVQTAAALGLRQGEAFGLAVDDIDLAAGVVHVRRQVKLLNDRRMLFALPKGGKVRDVPLPESLALRLSDHRETFAPVEITLPWRTVDGPPHSAELVFTTRLRSAINRIEFNRFVWKPTLAKAGIPATRENGFHMLRHHFASVLLERGVSIKAVADFLGHADPGFTLRTYTHLMPSSEERMRQAVEDAWATGRCALDVP from the coding sequence ATGACCGTCTACGACCGCTGGCACAAGATGGAGAAGCAGCCGGACGGCGTCACCAAGAAGGTCCGGAGCTCCGAGTACGGCATAGGCGACCGCTGGCAGGTGCGTTGGCGTGACGAGTCCGGAGCACAGCGCAAGAGGAACTTCCCCAAGAAAGCCGGTAAGGACCCGAACACCTGCGCCGAAGCGTTCGACGCCCAGATCACCAGTGACTTGAACCGCGGAACCTACGTCGACCCGAACGCGGGGAAGATCACAGTCAAGGAGTACGGGGATCAGTGGCTCGCCGCGCAGACCTTCGACCGGTCGTCATACGAGTTGGTGGAGATCCGCCTACGGCTCCACGTCTACCCCACTCTCGGGAAGAAGGAGTTGCGGGAGTTGCGCCCCAGTCTCCTTCAGATGTGGTTGCGCGGCCTTCAGGTGAAGCTCGCGCCGAACTACGTCCGGACCGTCTTCGCCCACTTCTCCGCGCTCCTGAACGCCGCGGTGGACGACGACCTCATTCCCAAGAATCCCTGCCATGCGGGATCGGTGAAGCCACCGAAAGCGGAGTCCAAGAAGATCAGGCCGTGGTCGGTGGAGCAGGTGAAGACCGTGGCCGGTGCCGTCACGCGGCGCTATGAGGTCATGGTGCAGACGGCTGCGGCGCTCGGGCTCCGTCAGGGTGAGGCGTTCGGCCTGGCCGTCGACGACATCGACCTTGCGGCCGGAGTCGTCCATGTGCGGCGACAGGTCAAGCTGCTCAACGATCGCCGCATGCTCTTCGCGCTCCCGAAGGGCGGAAAAGTCCGGGACGTTCCCCTCCCCGAGAGTCTCGCCCTGCGCCTGTCGGATCACCGGGAGACCTTCGCGCCGGTCGAGATCACGTTGCCCTGGCGCACAGTGGACGGGCCGCCGCACTCGGCGGAGCTGGTCTTCACGACCAGGCTGCGCAGCGCGATCAACCGCATCGAGTTCAACCGCTTCGTCTGGAAGCCCACCCTGGCCAAGGCCGGCATTCCGGCGACCCGGGAGAACGGCTTCCACATGCTCCGCCACCACTTCGCCTCGGTGCTGCTGGAGCGGGGCGTGTCCATCAAGGCCGTGGCCGACTTCCTGGGGCACGCCGACCCCGGCTTCACCCTGCGGACCTACACGCACCTGATGCCCTCCAGCGAGGAGCGCATGCGGCAGGCCGTCGAGGACGCGTGGGCGACGGGCCGATGTGCCCTGGATGTGCCCTGA
- a CDS encoding aldehyde dehydrogenase produces MRQHDTLFIGGDWVAPAGTGTIDVVSPHTEEVVGRVPDGTPADMDRAVAAARQAFDHGPWPRMTMPERAAVLDRLAEIYAARQAEIAETITLEMGSPITFSQMAQAPQPLGMLQYYAALGRTFPVEEERPGTFGPVTVRREPVGVVAAVVPWNVPQFVIMIKLAPALLAGCTVVVKPAPETPLDAYLLAEMVKEAGIPDGVVNIVAAGREAGEHLVSHPGVDKVAFTGSTAAGRRIAAICGEQLKRCTLELGGKSAAIILDDCDLPSAMGFLSIASLMNNGQACIAQTRILASRNRYDEVVDAVAAMVRGMPVGDPADPATGIGPLVAKRQQERVQDYIRIGIDEGAKPVVGGLERPHDRGWYVAPTVFAGATNEMRIAREEIFGPVLAVIPYEDEADAVRIANDSDYGLAGTVWTSDTEHGMDIARQVRAGTYGVNLYMIETSSPFGGFKSSGLGRELGPEGLSAYLEYKSIARLG; encoded by the coding sequence ATGCGTCAGCACGACACGCTGTTCATCGGGGGCGACTGGGTGGCCCCCGCGGGCACCGGGACCATCGACGTCGTCTCGCCCCACACCGAGGAGGTCGTCGGCCGCGTCCCCGACGGGACCCCCGCCGACATGGACCGGGCGGTGGCCGCCGCCCGCCAGGCGTTCGACCACGGCCCCTGGCCCCGGATGACGATGCCCGAGCGCGCCGCCGTCCTCGACCGGCTCGCCGAGATCTACGCGGCCCGCCAGGCCGAGATCGCCGAGACCATCACGCTGGAGATGGGCTCGCCCATCACCTTCTCCCAGATGGCGCAGGCCCCGCAGCCGCTCGGCATGCTGCAGTACTACGCCGCGCTCGGCAGGACCTTCCCCGTCGAGGAGGAACGGCCGGGCACCTTCGGCCCGGTGACCGTCCGCCGCGAGCCGGTCGGCGTGGTCGCCGCCGTGGTCCCGTGGAACGTCCCCCAGTTCGTCATCATGATCAAGCTGGCCCCCGCCCTCCTCGCCGGCTGCACGGTCGTGGTCAAGCCCGCCCCCGAGACCCCGCTGGACGCCTACCTGCTGGCCGAGATGGTCAAGGAGGCGGGCATCCCCGACGGCGTCGTCAACATCGTCGCCGCGGGGCGCGAGGCGGGCGAGCACCTGGTCTCCCACCCCGGGGTGGACAAGGTCGCCTTCACCGGCTCCACCGCGGCCGGCCGCCGGATCGCCGCGATCTGCGGCGAGCAGCTCAAGCGGTGCACCCTGGAGCTCGGCGGCAAGTCGGCCGCGATCATCCTGGACGACTGCGACCTGCCCTCGGCGATGGGCTTCCTGTCGATCGCCTCGCTGATGAACAACGGCCAGGCCTGCATCGCCCAGACCCGCATCCTGGCCTCGCGCAACCGCTACGACGAAGTCGTGGACGCGGTCGCCGCGATGGTCCGCGGCATGCCGGTCGGCGACCCCGCCGACCCCGCGACCGGCATCGGCCCGCTGGTCGCCAAGCGGCAGCAGGAGCGGGTCCAGGACTACATCAGGATCGGCATCGACGAGGGCGCCAAGCCGGTCGTCGGCGGCCTGGAGCGCCCCCACGACCGGGGCTGGTACGTGGCCCCGACCGTCTTCGCCGGGGCCACCAACGAGATGCGCATCGCGCGCGAGGAGATCTTCGGCCCGGTGCTGGCCGTGATCCCCTACGAGGACGAGGCCGACGCGGTCCGGATCGCCAACGACAGCGACTACGGCCTCGCCGGGACGGTGTGGACCTCCGACACCGAGCACGGCATGGACATCGCCCGCCAGGTGCGCGCCGGCACCTACGGCGTCAACCTCTACATGATCGAGACCAGTTCCCCGTTCGGCGGCTTCAAGAGCAGCGGCCTCGGCCGCGAGCTCGGGCCCGAGGGGCTGAGCGCCTACCTGGAGTACAAGTCGATCGCCCGCCTGGGCTGA
- a CDS encoding FtsK/SpoIIIE domain-containing protein: MSDSFLITLGVLAASASGLWAWHRWHHRSFWLCLGYPLTAITVRFTWRKVALGCGLTKKRQRFWFTTVPGLVASTGVVRVKRKFQRIAVDTKPWMWFPLPTRYGWRVTLHLLEGQIPDDYAQVAERLAHSWGVHAVRVSSPRPGRVILAATIRDPLVRVDRFPFSTELLKVTVGRLETGKPWVIDFRTVPHWLNAGATQSGKSNLANALIIGLSSQPVALVGFDLKGGVEFTPYGPRLSALATSRAECVDLLDDLVRLMVDRMTACRTAGARNIWQLPEDRRPVPVVVLVDELAELYLMADKSEKEEIAKTSTALLRVAQLGRAFGIYLFCCGQRIGSDLGPGVTALRAQCSGRICHRVNDPETATMTLGDLDPAALVSARAIASETPGVAIVASQDGQWYRARSFYVSEAAAEHAARMYADLTPSWTDITTGEHSAEVTDADLAQFLTPDPVVPEPRKG, encoded by the coding sequence GTGTCTGACAGCTTCCTCATCACACTCGGAGTCCTGGCCGCTTCGGCGTCCGGGCTCTGGGCCTGGCACCGCTGGCACCACCGGTCCTTCTGGCTGTGCCTCGGCTACCCGCTGACGGCCATCACGGTCCGCTTCACCTGGCGCAAGGTCGCCCTCGGCTGCGGCCTGACCAAGAAGCGGCAGCGCTTCTGGTTCACCACCGTCCCCGGCCTGGTCGCCTCGACCGGCGTCGTCCGGGTCAAGCGCAAGTTCCAGCGGATCGCGGTCGACACCAAGCCGTGGATGTGGTTTCCCCTGCCGACCCGGTACGGCTGGCGCGTCACGCTCCACCTGCTGGAAGGGCAGATACCTGACGACTACGCCCAGGTCGCCGAACGGCTCGCGCACTCCTGGGGCGTGCACGCCGTCCGAGTCTCGTCCCCTCGTCCCGGACGGGTCATCCTGGCCGCCACCATCCGAGACCCGCTGGTCCGGGTCGACCGGTTCCCCTTCTCGACCGAGCTTCTTAAGGTCACCGTCGGCCGATTGGAGACGGGCAAGCCCTGGGTCATCGACTTCCGGACGGTCCCGCACTGGCTCAACGCGGGAGCCACACAGTCCGGCAAGTCGAACCTGGCCAACGCCCTGATCATCGGTCTGTCCTCTCAGCCGGTGGCACTGGTCGGCTTCGACCTCAAGGGCGGGGTGGAGTTCACCCCGTACGGCCCTCGCCTGTCGGCGCTGGCCACGTCCCGCGCGGAGTGCGTCGATCTCTTGGATGACCTCGTCAGGCTGATGGTCGACCGGATGACCGCATGCCGTACGGCCGGCGCGCGGAACATCTGGCAGCTTCCCGAGGACCGGCGACCGGTCCCCGTCGTGGTCCTGGTCGACGAGCTGGCCGAGCTCTATCTGATGGCCGACAAGTCCGAGAAAGAGGAGATCGCCAAGACCTCCACGGCCCTGCTCCGCGTTGCCCAGCTCGGGCGGGCCTTCGGGATCTACCTGTTCTGCTGCGGCCAGCGGATCGGCTCCGACCTCGGGCCCGGCGTCACGGCCCTGCGTGCCCAGTGTTCGGGACGGATCTGCCATCGGGTCAACGATCCCGAGACCGCGACCATGACCCTCGGCGACCTCGACCCCGCGGCCCTGGTCTCCGCACGGGCGATCGCCTCCGAGACACCCGGCGTCGCGATCGTGGCCTCCCAGGACGGCCAGTGGTACCGGGCCCGATCCTTCTACGTCTCCGAAGCCGCCGCCGAGCACGCGGCCCGGATGTACGCCGACCTCACCCCCTCATGGACGGACATCACGACCGGCGAGCACTCCGCAGAGGTGACCGATGCCGACCTCGCCCAGTTCCTCACTCCCGACCCCGTCGTCCCGGAACCCCGGAAGGGCTGA
- a CDS encoding SCO3933 family regulatory protein: MRNIPIPVDVTRLQFICVKAPCPRIVNKETGELKTDKASGQTVYEVLFSVEDTFGKIELVKIGVVGEPPVAPGNEVKPVGLVGYVWELSGRWGIAYRASALLPAVSTVEARGV; the protein is encoded by the coding sequence ATGCGCAACATCCCCATCCCCGTCGACGTCACCCGGCTCCAGTTCATCTGCGTGAAGGCCCCGTGCCCGCGCATCGTCAACAAGGAGACCGGCGAGCTCAAGACCGACAAGGCCAGCGGCCAGACGGTCTACGAGGTCCTGTTCTCGGTGGAGGACACCTTCGGCAAGATCGAGCTGGTCAAGATCGGCGTCGTCGGAGAGCCTCCGGTCGCCCCCGGCAACGAGGTCAAGCCGGTCGGCCTGGTCGGCTACGTCTGGGAGCTGTCCGGACGCTGGGGCATCGCCTACCGGGCCTCGGCGCTCCTGCCCGCTGTCTCCACCGTGGAGGCGCGCGGTGTCTGA
- the pta gene encoding phosphate acetyltransferase — protein MRSIYVAGLGRGDGRQIVELGLMELLTRHVERVGVFRPITGAGDDRTLELLNARYRPAVSAIGVTAEDAAEIYAHKGTEELVARLVARFHALERECDALLVLGSSFDTDDLPRELALNARLAAEFGAPVIVVVGAHGEQAAEIAMEMRTGYQVFSDLGSTVLAVVANRVPRGMKVEPELPVPCYVIPEHPSLSAPTVGQVLQAVSAKQIQGDEDGLRRDVLGFVFGGATLPLFLEYLTDGALVITPGDRADLLLVSVAADTAGTARPSGVVLTVGEEPTEAVKALTARLAPGMPVLAATADSFTVATTLGGLEGRLTADNPRKIETALGHFETHVDTADLADRIELARSDRVTPMMFEHTLLERARADRRHIVLPEGEEDRILRAADILLRRGIVDLTLLGREEVVRRRIGDLGLDLSGVRVVDPLTSPLRDSFAAEYAELRAHKGMTLERAMDVVTDANFFGTMMLRRGAVDGMVSGAAHTTAATILPAFQIIKTVPGTSIVSSVFFMCLADRVLVYGDCAINPDPDAEQLADIAVSSARTAQRFGVEPRVAMLSYSTGHSGSGADVDKVRHATALVMERAPDLLVEGPIQYDAAVDARVAAAKLPGSQVAGRATVLIFPDLNTGNNTYKAVQRSAGAVAVGPVLQGLRRPVNDLSRGALVTDIVSTVAITAIQAQEAS, from the coding sequence ATGCGGAGCATCTACGTGGCCGGTCTCGGCCGCGGCGATGGCAGGCAGATCGTCGAGCTGGGCCTGATGGAGCTGCTCACCCGCCACGTGGAGCGGGTCGGGGTGTTCCGGCCGATCACCGGGGCGGGCGACGACCGCACGCTCGAACTGCTGAACGCCCGCTACCGCCCGGCGGTCTCGGCGATCGGGGTCACGGCCGAGGACGCCGCGGAGATCTACGCGCACAAGGGCACCGAGGAGCTCGTCGCCCGGTTGGTGGCCCGCTTCCACGCGCTGGAGCGCGAGTGCGACGCGCTGCTGGTGCTGGGCAGCTCCTTCGACACCGACGACCTCCCGCGCGAGCTGGCCCTCAACGCCCGGCTCGCCGCCGAGTTCGGCGCCCCGGTGATCGTGGTGGTGGGCGCGCACGGCGAGCAGGCCGCCGAGATCGCGATGGAGATGCGCACCGGCTACCAGGTCTTCTCGGACCTGGGCAGCACGGTGCTGGCGGTGGTCGCCAACCGGGTGCCGCGGGGGATGAAGGTGGAGCCGGAGCTGCCGGTGCCCTGCTACGTCATCCCCGAGCACCCCTCGCTGTCGGCGCCGACGGTCGGCCAGGTGCTGCAGGCGGTGTCGGCCAAGCAGATCCAGGGGGACGAGGACGGGCTGCGCCGGGACGTCCTCGGGTTCGTGTTCGGCGGGGCCACCCTCCCGCTGTTCCTGGAGTACCTGACCGACGGGGCCCTGGTGATCACGCCGGGCGACCGGGCGGACCTGCTGCTCGTCTCGGTGGCGGCCGACACGGCCGGTACGGCGAGGCCGTCCGGCGTGGTGCTGACGGTGGGGGAGGAGCCCACGGAGGCCGTCAAGGCCCTCACCGCCCGCCTGGCGCCCGGCATGCCGGTGCTGGCGGCCACCGCGGACAGCTTCACCGTGGCCACCACCCTGGGCGGCCTGGAGGGACGGCTGACCGCCGACAACCCCCGCAAGATCGAGACGGCTCTCGGCCACTTCGAGACCCACGTGGACACCGCTGACCTGGCCGACCGGATCGAGCTGGCCCGCTCCGACCGGGTCACCCCGATGATGTTCGAGCACACGCTGCTGGAGCGGGCGCGGGCCGACCGGCGGCACATCGTGCTGCCGGAGGGCGAGGAGGACCGGATCCTCCGGGCCGCCGACATCCTCCTGCGGCGCGGCATCGTCGACCTCACCCTGCTGGGCCGGGAGGAGGTGGTCCGGCGGCGGATCGGCGACCTCGGCCTCGACCTGTCCGGCGTGCGCGTCGTCGACCCGCTGACCTCCCCGCTGCGCGACTCCTTCGCCGCGGAGTACGCCGAGCTCCGGGCGCACAAGGGCATGACCCTGGAGCGGGCCATGGACGTGGTCACCGACGCCAACTTCTTCGGCACGATGATGCTGCGCCGGGGCGCCGTGGACGGCATGGTCTCCGGCGCCGCGCACACCACCGCCGCCACGATCCTGCCGGCGTTCCAGATCATCAAGACGGTCCCCGGCACCTCGATCGTCTCCTCGGTGTTCTTCATGTGCCTGGCCGACCGGGTGCTCGTCTACGGCGACTGCGCGATCAACCCCGATCCCGACGCCGAGCAGCTCGCCGACATCGCCGTCTCCTCGGCCCGTACGGCGCAGCGCTTCGGCGTCGAGCCGCGGGTGGCGATGCTGTCGTACTCCACCGGCCACTCCGGCAGCGGCGCCGACGTGGACAAGGTCCGCCACGCCACCGCCCTGGTCATGGAGCGGGCGCCGGACCTGCTGGTCGAGGGGCCCATCCAGTACGACGCCGCGGTGGACGCCAGGGTCGCCGCCGCCAAGCTGCCCGGCTCCCAGGTCGCGGGCCGGGCGACCGTGCTGATCTTCCCGGACCTGAACACCGGCAACAACACCTACAAGGCCGTGCAGCGCTCGGCCGGGGCCGTCGCGGTCGGACCCGTCCTGCAGGGGCTCCGCAGGCCGGTCAACGACCTGTCGCGGGGCGCGCTGGTCACCGACATCGTGAGCACCGTGGCCATCACCGCCATCCAGGCACAGGAGGCGTCTTGA
- a CDS encoding DUF2637 domain-containing protein, protein MRRLASWLLDSGPVLVLALIAGAGSFSHVRQTAVEHGQTGPMAWAVAVCVDLTCVMAARERQRDKETGRERNGWVSWPTSVLVAGIVLSLAANLHQAEASVWGWLTAATPAAAFLVAVSMLERRATGPRPEPSPEPSAAPSSVPALIPATEDDQGDAPGPSPALLDYARRMVDEHHAKHGKPITRDLLRARLGVSDQLASDLLRLLRTAPEAL, encoded by the coding sequence ATGCGACGCCTCGCCTCCTGGCTGCTGGACTCCGGTCCCGTCCTCGTCCTGGCGCTCATCGCCGGTGCCGGCTCTTTCTCCCACGTCCGGCAGACGGCGGTAGAGCACGGGCAGACGGGCCCGATGGCCTGGGCCGTGGCCGTGTGCGTCGACCTGACCTGCGTCATGGCCGCCCGCGAGCGGCAGCGCGACAAGGAGACCGGGCGCGAGCGGAACGGCTGGGTCTCCTGGCCGACCTCCGTCCTCGTCGCCGGGATCGTCCTGTCCCTGGCCGCCAACCTCCACCAGGCCGAAGCCTCCGTGTGGGGCTGGCTCACCGCCGCGACACCCGCGGCGGCGTTCCTGGTGGCCGTCTCCATGCTCGAACGGCGGGCGACCGGCCCCCGCCCGGAGCCGTCCCCCGAACCGTCAGCCGCGCCGTCTTCCGTCCCGGCTCTCATCCCCGCCACCGAGGACGACCAAGGCGACGCCCCCGGACCGTCCCCCGCGCTCCTCGACTACGCCCGGCGCATGGTCGACGAGCACCACGCCAAGCACGGCAAGCCGATCACCCGTGACCTGCTGCGCGCCCGCCTGGGCGTGTCCGATCAACTCGCCTCCGACCTGCTCCGCCTACTGCGGACCGCGCCGGAAGCCCTGTGA
- a CDS encoding alpha/beta hydrolase yields the protein MPLAPSFAAMLMTEDGVRIDAAHTPSRGAAELGIVLAHGFTGSLRERPTRRIAHVLSGFGGVVSFDFRGHGRSGGESTVGDLEILDLDAAVRHTRMIGYTRVAVVGFSMGAAVAVRHAGWHGQDGASGESAPRPGRPDAVVAVSAPARWYYRETRPMRQVHWAIEQPLGRWAARVGKRTRIRKGVWDPVPSAPHEAAAHISPTPLLVVHGDADDFFPLDHAHQIYGAAREPKELWIEPGYGHAESAATPALIRRIGEWVAAGP from the coding sequence ATGCCTTTAGCGCCATCGTTCGCCGCGATGCTCATGACCGAGGACGGAGTCCGGATCGACGCCGCGCACACCCCGTCACGCGGGGCGGCCGAACTGGGGATCGTGCTGGCGCACGGGTTCACCGGATCGCTACGGGAGCGCCCCACGCGGCGGATCGCTCATGTGCTGAGCGGATTCGGCGGGGTGGTCTCGTTCGACTTCCGGGGGCACGGCCGGTCGGGGGGTGAGTCGACCGTGGGGGACCTGGAGATCCTGGACCTGGACGCGGCCGTACGGCATACCCGGATGATCGGCTACACCAGGGTCGCCGTCGTCGGGTTCTCCATGGGCGCGGCGGTGGCCGTACGGCACGCCGGGTGGCACGGGCAGGACGGGGCCTCGGGTGAGAGCGCTCCCCGGCCGGGCAGGCCCGACGCGGTGGTCGCGGTCAGCGCGCCCGCGCGGTGGTACTACCGGGAGACCCGGCCGATGCGCCAGGTGCACTGGGCGATCGAGCAGCCGCTGGGGCGGTGGGCCGCGCGGGTGGGCAAGCGGACGCGGATCAGGAAGGGCGTGTGGGACCCGGTGCCGTCGGCGCCCCATGAGGCGGCCGCCCACATCTCCCCGACGCCGCTGCTGGTCGTGCACGGCGACGCCGACGACTTCTTCCCCCTCGACCACGCGCACCAGATCTACGGGGCCGCCCGGGAGCCGAAGGAGCTGTGGATCGAGCCCGGATACGGTCACGCGGAGTCGGCGGCCACACCGGCGCTGATCCGCCGGATCGGGGAGTGGGTCGCCGCCGGTCCCTGA